GAGGGTTAATTACCTGTCGGGCGCAGATGAGTGCGTCATTCATGAGCATCTGAAGGCGCGACTTGAGAGCGCTCTTGTCCTCCGTGAATGCAGTCTCCGATGCATAATAGTAGAGGTAAGCAGCACGGACGACCCCATGCTTGGGGTTGTCGATGACGGTCGACTCCAGGTTATAGAAGGAGACAAAGTCGGTGATTTTGTGGGTATCCGGGTCCTCGACCACGTAAGCCCACACCACCTGCTCCTTACCAGCCTGCGGCTTGTAAACTAACCAATGGTCGATCTCCTCGCGGGTGAAGGCTTGGTTCATGTCAAAACGGAGCAGGTACCGCTCAAGGAGGTCATGGACAGCATCGATGTCTTTGCTTTCCATCGGCCGGAGACCGGGGGTCGCCGTTGTCGAAGGAAGGTGATTCTTTGAGATCTGGCGGGCCTTGGTCGAGCCATGGGGCAAAGGAGAGAACCCGACCTCGTATAATTTGAGCCAGTCCAAAGCACGATGGTAATACCGGCAAGAGCTGACGGGAGTGGGGAGGATAATGCCAGCCGTGTAGATAGCCTGGTAGATACCTTCGAGGTAGCAGCGACGTGTGATTTCCTTAATGAGAACCGGAGCTAACCGCTTTGAACGAAGCTTCTTGTGGATGCAAAGGAAATTGATTTCGGTCACCTTGATTCGATCACCGCGAACCCGGAGCTCCGTCGGAACACCGCAGATCGACGCAACCAATTTGCGAGACTTGGTGGCCCGCACACCGACATGCCACTCTTTCTTCCACCCCGGAGACATCAGGGCCCTATGCGCGTGTCAATAGCAGTCCAGGTCAGCCTGGCCACCATCCAAAGGATGACAGAGAAATCACATACCAGTGCAGGAAGGACTGCGAGTAGGCAAAGCGGAACATGGCATTGTCGTCTTCCACGTAGTGATTGTTCAGTAGCTCGTATAGTTCTCGCAGCTCATTCTCGTTGGTCAGATCCAAAGTGCACCACTCGAACCCTTCGAGAAGCGCGTCCGGTGTTTTTGAGACCTTCTCGGGATCAATCATCTTGATCGGACCTTGAGGCGCGGCAGCTTGGGTTGCCCGGTCATCAAAGCGAGGGACAGGCTGTGTCTGCCAGAACTTGTAAGAAGCCATGTCCTTCTGGTTCTTCGTGCTGCCTAGCGACAGGCCAGTCAGCAGCTGCGAGACATCCATGTTCGCAAGCGTCTTCGCAGCGGTCTCCTTGTCCATGCTCGCCAGCTCATTCTTCAGAGCCGGATTCGACTCCATGAGAGACTCCAGCATTTTCGCAGAAAGCTTCTTGGTCGCACCGCCCGAGGAGGGAACTACACCGTCAACGATCAATTAGCAAGAGCTCTCGTGAAAGAAACGCGGGGACACTACAGAGGGGTCCTTACCGGAGTTGGAGCTGGAGTCATTGTCGTCTTCACGACGCTCAGGGGCCTTGCCCTTGTTCTTGGAGTCTGACATTAGTTGAGGTTGAATGAACACGGCGCTGGCTATCGTATcatgaaggaggaggaattcGTCAAGGCTCCACGTTCAGCGCATCAGCTAAACATGGAGCGGGTCGGTGGGGGCGCCGAGGGGTAACTGTAACTGGCTCCGTCTCCGTCCTGAAGGGCAGCGGCACCGATGACTGAGCAGCAGACGTGACTGGAACACGATCGAGCCGACATGTGTAAACTCGAATAATTCAATCTCTCACTCGCAATGGCAAAGCCCTTGTAAGCGCAGAGGGGAGCTTGAGATACATGCCGAATCTCCTAAACATATTAGGTTGTCAACACAAGGCTACTTCCCTAAACCGTAAGGTAAAACGCTTCAAACGCTTCGAACTTACAAACATCACGTGGATAGCCAAAAGCAATATAGGTGGCAGCAAATGCTCGAGCCCGAAGAGGAGGATCCTTGAGCATGTAACGCGGATAGATACTTgcttattttattttttttttcaaaaaaaagaagaagaaagaaggaaaatggGATGGTTTTGGAATTGTTGAAATCCGTGAAGGAGATATCTTTTTATTTCAAAATTCACCGTCCTTGATAAATATTCTCAAGTGTGTTGATACATTAGGTTTTTCAAAAGTAGTGACCGTCCGCCGACCCGCTCCGAGGGACGGTCGGCCAACCGTGTCAGTCTTCATGTTGGTAAACAATGGAGATTGCCCAGTGTTTTCAAGCAGCCTCGGAGTATGGCTTGGTCTCAATAACGTCAAGGAAGCCCCCCACCAAATGCAAACTGCCAGTAACAAATGTCATGACAGGCGCCTCGTCCTTTTGAAGAACCTGGCGTTCTTGGGCAGCGACGTCTCGGGCAAAGTCAACGGCTTCCTCAATAGTTCCAAAGACGTGAGTTTGAGCAGCCGGATCGATCTCATTCCATGCCGTAGCAAGAGACTTCTGGACACGGAGCAGCTCGAGATCGTCCGCATTCGTGTTCATACTGACCAGGTCAGGACGGAAGCCCGCTTGTTTGTATGTCACGTTCGTGCAAAAGAGCGCGTGCGTGAAAGGCGTGCCGGACTGCAAAGCGGCTGAAAGAGTCTCGTGGAGAGCTCGAGCCAAAGCAGTACTGTCTCGAGTTTGCTGGTTAAAGATTAAAACTCGCGTTTTTCTGGCAGCAATATCACTAGATGAGTCAGCCTGGATGCGCGAGGCAAACCACTGGCCAGCCAGGCGGATGCTCTCCAGGGTGTGCCCGCCATCGATATACCAAGCCACATTCTTTTCAAAGCGAGTTTCACACCGTCCACCCAAGCGAGCCTTGGTGAGACCAGCCTTGAACTTCTCAGGAAGCGGTTCCGACATGATATTTTCGGAAACCTGCGCTGTGCCGGTTTTCCGCAAGAACTCAGCAGCCGTTGCAACTGCGACAGATGCATTGGTATACTGGAAGTCACCAGCCAAGCCAAGTTGCACTTGGCTAGTCTCTGGACGAAGCTCGGGATGCTGGGAGACGACGTCCAGCTGAGTGTTTTTGGCAGCGGCCCGCTCGGCGAGCACTTCCTCTGCACTTGGCGCTTGCGGCGCTGTGAATGCTCTGGCTCCTGCTTTGATGATACCACCCTTGTGCCATGCGATTTTTTCAATGGTTGTGCCTAGCAGGGCAGTGTGGTCAATTCCAAGGCTGGTAATGGCCGTGACCTTCGGTTGTTCGATCACATTGGTACAATCGTATTCTCCTCCAATTCCACATTCAATCACCGCTGCGTCAACTCCTTCACTCAAATACGTGTGGAAGGCCATCAAGGTCAGGTAGCGGAAATATTGGGGCTTTGTGCTCAGCGACGAGGGGTCTTCGCCCGCGGCCTGGGCGGCGGCGTCCAGACGATCCCATACTTCGAAGAAATATCGAGCAAACTGTTCCTCAGTAAGCGGTTGGTTATCGATCTTGATGCGTTCTCGCGCAAATCGAAGGTGAGGTGAGGTGTAGAGCCCGATTTTGTGAAGCACCCGGGAAGACTGGTCTTGCTCTGGCTTAGTGTACTGAGAGAGGATCGATGAGATGAATGCCGAGGTTGAGCCTTTGCCCTTGGTGCCGGCGACATGAACCAAGTTCAATCGATTCAGATCTGAAGGCTGCAATTTTGATTCAAATTGTGAGTATCACGTTGCCAAGGTTAGGTAGGCGGAAGGCTCGCGAACTTTGTATCCAATACGACGGAGCCATTCAACTGTCTCTGGGAGTGAGCGCTTGTTGATGTCTTCCCGTGAGGTCGATTTTTTGAGTTCCTCCACGATCGCAAAATTTGTTTGCAAGGAATTGAGTGCTGAGATGGCAGCCTATATGCGACAATTATCAGCAAGGTCCAAGCCAGGTGCAGGTATCGCCCTTCACCCTGCGCTGAGCTACCGGAGGGAACCCTCGATGCGGGGAGTCATAGTGTACCTCATAGGAACGAGCCATGGCGGGCGGACAAGTCGAGACTCGCCTTTGCGGATATACCCAGCGGAGAGATTTCCAATATCCTTTCATGAAAGAATTTCTTCCCTAGCTAGCACTGTCACTTGCGCCGTTTTGAGGGACTCTGGATGAAGACCCCAGCGATCTTAAGGTTGATCACTGAACACCAGGCGGGCTTCATGACTCCCTCTCCTCGGGAAACTGATTAGTATATCGCTATCGGTATTATCACGTGATCTTATCGGCATGCGGCTCTGGCTGATTGTGGGGAACATCAACCCGGTGCAGGACTCACGCTCTCCAAATTGGAAGCCACTAGATGAGGATTTCTAAGACAATCCACATCCTGTCTCATCTGATGAAGACTCTCGTGGCTACTCATACAGCGAAACAACCCTCTTGGGCTAGGAAATCAGCAATTAGTGTACGACTTGACGGATAGTCTCCGATCGCAAGTGAGCCAGCCCCACCATCGCTCACGTTCTCGTGTTGCGAATAAGAATAGGACAAGTAACCTAGCATAAAGTTGATAGAAAGTACTAGCCCAGGAAAAATATCAAAAGGAGAAATTACAAAGTGAAAATCCTGACCTACCCAATCGCGGCGAGCAGGGTCTCAGGTAGTTTCGTCGACGCAGGCAACACccaaaggaaagaagaagacaggCAGGCCAACGGCCTCACCTATGAGCTGGTGACTGACGACATCCAAGTACTTAGACACACTGCAAGCTATCAGGTGTAGATTGAAACGAACAAGATCgaaagaaggaggaaagaagagGCTAAAGTTGGCAGGATTCACTCAATTCGAGTCTTGCCCTCCTCAAGGAAGACGAGACGAGCGTTGCTGATACCTCGTTGATGTCGCCTGGACGGGAGCCATTGCCCAATGAGGGGATCGGAGCGAGCCTTGATTAGAGCATCTTGGTAGCCCTCTGCACCGGCGACTGGAGTGTTCAGCTTCGGCCAGTTTACCTACGCACATATTAGCAATCAGCAGTGTCGGGAAACGGACAGGAATACATACGTAAAGCATGCCATGACGATTGATGAAGCGTAAGCAGTAGGCTCCGATAATAACCCAGACAATTGTGAAGATTCGAAGGGGCCATACTGCCGCGTCGGGTAAGCGCCTTGTGAAAGTGGCAACCAAGACCATAAACAGACTGGCTGCGAGAATATACGGCACGGCCTGGATGACCAGAGGACGTCGGTCGATAAATAATTGGATGTTTGCGAAGGAGGTATTGGATGGAAGGTATGTGCCCAAGAACACATCGAACCCATCCTGACGTGGCCCATCCAAGAAGTTGTTGCGCACGTAACGAGTGATCGAATTGCTCAAATCCTGAAGAGCCCCCGCCCGAGTACGCTTGCCGGTCCGCGTAAAGTCGGTCTTCAAGGCGCCGGTACCAGAGTAAGACTTAGAGACAACATCCGCATTGTCTGCCCAGATGTTGCGGAATAGGTTCTCAAACTCGCGGTCATCGTTGGCATTTTCGCCAGGTTGAAGGACGCCGGCGTCCATGAGTTGTCTAGTCAGTGCCCAGCGGCCGAGCATACTCTGCACAACGTTTGTACGATCCAGACAATCCATACAGTTGGTGCGCACCACACTCGTTTGTGTTGATCGGATCTCTAGTTGTCCACCAGGGGCACCTGGATTCTCAACTCCCCTGAAGAAACCACCTTGATTAAGACCGTCATTCAGTCGATCCATCAGAAGCTCAGCCCGGTGCCATTTAAGGCCCTTGGTTTCGTTGTGGAAGTCGAAGTACACGTAATGGAGTCGATCCATTTCTTTCTGCTTCAAACCTGGCTCCAGAACGTGGACTTTCTCGGAGGTCTTGTCATCGGCTTCTCTCCCCTCAACGGTGGATGAAACGAGGAAACGAACCAGCTGCTCGTATGCATTCTTCACGCGTTCCTCTCGGCCTTTTTGATTGACCAGATTGACCATATAGTTTTCACCATACAAGCGTATTTGCTCGGTAAAGTGCTTGCGAGCTGCCTCTAACGCCGTTTCAACGCCTCGAACCTGAAGCTTGGGCGTGTATTTCAAGTTGTTGACCTCGGCCCAAAACACCGGCACACTGCCCCGAGTCTGGACAAATGAGTAGACCTGGAGATCTTGACCAGTCTTGCCATTTACCATGGATTGTCCGGGGGCATAACCCGACAGACTTCCCGCAGTATCATTCAGTATTACCACCTGCTCCGTCTCATTGTAATTCGAGACGTGGCCTTGCTCGTCAATTCCACGGGAAAAGTATCTCGTGCCAGCCCGGTGTCGGGATCGTCGTGTGATGAGCGCAAATGTGAAGCTAGTCCCTTTGACTCGAGCGGGAGTGATGCGCATCATGCCAAACATGACTGGAAGAATGTAAGGGTCTGCGCCGGGCTGAGGTCCATAGCGAATCCCATTTGAGTTATTCTCTCCAAGGCTGAAATCAATCAGGTCGGACTGAATGAATCGGTTCCAGAAGAATCGATCGTCTGCGCGCTTCCATAGAGGAACTTCGGGTGAGCTTTGTGATTGCCGCTGGAAACTGTTCGTGATGTCCAGCGAATAGGAGAAGTACATGGGACCTGTGCGAAGCAATTCTTTGATCAGGGCAAGGTAGGTATCTTCATCTTTGTCATGAAGAGGCCGTTCGCGGATTGGAAGAAACTCGGTAGAGGCAACTTTATACACCATATGACCACGTAGTCGTCCCATGGGTTGAGCTTTGGTGATGACAATGATATACTTGTCTAGTTGGGGAGATCAGTATGGTACTGTTCTAATTTCAGTGCAGTAACTCATTACCGAGCTTCAATTTAATGATGCCTAGAATTCCAGCAATGCTGGAAATTCGCTTAGCGCCTGGCAGTGGTCCATCATTCAGACGCAAGTCGCCCGTTGGCCGGTCGATCACGAGGGTTGGAGCCTGGGGCGAGGAGGGTGAAGTGAACGCATAGTGGGAGGGTGACGCGTGCAAATTGACATCCCTAAAAGGGAGTGTCTGGGGTGCCATTATGGATAATCCAagtgagaagaaaagagctCTTCTGAAATCGAAGGGCCTTTTATTTTTGATTCGGTAACGAGTGGGGTGCAGGCAGTTCAGAGGAGAGATAGTGAGGACTGAGGACAGGAACCAGAGACAAATAATCAGCCGCGGCGCAGGTACTGGTACAGCATTGGTGGTACTGAATTTGTACAAGTACCTTTCAAGTCCATTCAGCAAATAAGGAGGTACCTCCCAAGGTACACCTAACCGTGCCCAGTTTATCATCCGTTGAGCCACATGCACACGGCAGAAAGAGGCGGTGTCCGAGCTTGGCATGGTTCTCACGCATGGACACAGGTACTGGAGTATGCTAGCCGCCACACCGCCCCGCCCTTCATGTGGCTGGACCTTCCGTCATCCACTCCAAAGGCTGGCTGCCTtatcctttcttcctccgTTCACGACGACCGACATAAACCTCCAGATCTTGTCTTCGATTTCCCACCCGAAGTTGGTCTCTGCGGCCTCCAAGACTTTCTTATTTCGCCTGAAACCTCACTCGTCATCCGCTCATCACTGTCCCTGATCGCAAGTCATGGCCTCCCGACCTGCAGCTGGCGCCCGCCCGGGGGCGAAATTTGCCCAGTTCAAGCTTGTTTTGCTTGGTATGTTGCAGTTCATGATATTCGGAACCTCGGATTTTCGCTGACAGGTGGCTTGGTTTTGAAGGTGAATCTGCAGTTGGCAAGGTGCGACCGTACCTTATGTCCCGCGGCATCCTCTGTTAGGCGCTAACGATATATATCCTTTTACAGAGTTCACTGGTATTGAGATTTGTGAAGGTTGGTGGGCTACTTCTCCTTTGAGGCTATCTGCTCTTAAGTTACCAAAGCGGAAATGGTGCCGAAGATAAACAGGCTAACCACCCCCTGATCAGGATCAATTCGATGATTACCGTGAATCGACGATCGGCGCTGCCTTTTTGACACAAACTATCTCCCTCGATGAGAGCACCACAGTCAAATTTGAGATCTGGGACACTGCAGGCCAGGAGAGATACAAGTCGCTAGCTCCGATGTATTACCGAAATGCCAACTGTGCTGTCGTGGTCTATGACATCACTCAAGCTGTACGTTCACTGCGAGCAAGCCGCTTCACATGCCTCCGCTGACcaccttttctcttttcttttcggaTCGCAGTCTTCCCTGGATAAGGCCAAATCCTGGGTCAAGGAGCTTCAGCGCCAGGCGAACGAAAACATTGTAATTGCATTGGCCGGCAACAAGCTGGATCTTGTCACCGAAAGCCCAGACAAGCGTGCAATTCAGACTGCCGATGCCGAGGCATATGCCCGAGAAGCCggtctcctcttctttgaGACATCGGCCAAGTCATCCACGAACGTGCGAGAATTGTTCACTGCGATTGCAAAGAAGCTGCCTTTAGATCAGGCTGGACCCCGGAACTTGCGGGCGGCCCCACGCCCCGGTGTTGACCTCCGACCCGAAGCCCCCGGTACCCAAGGTGCTGGTGCATGCAATTGTTAAGTCCCTTGGAAAATGGCCTTCTACTTGATACCAAGCTACTTGAACTCCCATTCATCGCTTTTATGAATCCGACGACCGCTGGTTCTGAAATACTGACCAGCCTTGGGATCATCGACACATGGATTCACCCCTCCCATATTCTATTCAGTGAAAAGGCCATTCTCGACTTCCTCTTCTAGATTTGTCGGATCATTCAAAGGCCCTTTATTTGGGCGATCGCCTTGCCCTTCCATCTATCTTGTGGAGCTGGGTGCCTTTAGATGAACTCTGGTGTGATCTGTGGACAAATTCGAGTATTGGCTTTACAATGCTACGTTGcaagcccccctcccccttcgCCTGCTTGCTTCTGTTCTCCCTGTATCTCTGCTATCTTCTCTACCGGCGTCCTGCATGTGCTGTTTTTCTCCACCAATGGGGGTTGATCCTTTCACGACTTTTCTTGTC
The nucleotide sequence above comes from Penicillium oxalicum strain HP7-1 chromosome II, whole genome shotgun sequence. Encoded proteins:
- a CDS encoding Phosphoinositide phosphatase SAC1; translation: MAPQTLPFRDVNLHASPSHYAFTSPSSPQAPTLVIDRPTGDLRLNDGPLPGAKRISSIAGILGIIKLKLDKYIIVITKAQPMGRLRGHMVYKVASTEFLPIRERPLHDKDEDTYLALIKELLRTGPMYFSYSLDITNSFQRQSQSSPEVPLWKRADDRFFWNRFIQSDLIDFSLGENNSNGIRYGPQPGADPYILPVMFGMMRITPARVKGTSFTFALITRRSRHRAGTRYFSRGIDEQGHVSNYNETEQVVILNDTAGSLSGYAPGQSMVNGKTGQDLQVYSFVQTRGSVPVFWAEVNNLKYTPKLQVRGVETALEAARKHFTEQIRLYGENYMVNLVNQKGREERVKNAYEQLVRFLVSSTVEGREADDKTSEKVHVLEPGLKQKEMDRLHYVYFDFHNETKGLKWHRAELLMDRLNDGLNQGGFFRGVENPGAPGGQLEIRSTQTSVVRTNCMDCLDRTNVVQSMLGRWALTRQLMDAGVLQPGENANDDREFENLFRNIWADNADVVSKSYSGTGALKTDFTRTGKRTRAGALQDLSNSITRYVRNNFLDGPRQDGFDVFLGTYLPSNTSFANIQLFIDRRPLVIQAVPYILAASLFMVLVATFTRRLPDAAVWPLRIFTIVWVIIGAYCLRFINRHGMLYVNWPKLNTPVAGAEGYQDALIKARSDPLIGQWLPSRRHQRGISNARLVFLEEGKTRIE
- a CDS encoding Glycylpeptide N-tetradecanoyltransferase, which codes for MSDSKNKGKAPERREDDNDSSSNSVPSSGGATKKLSAKMLESLMESNPALKNELASMDKETAAKTLANMDVSQLLTGLSLGSTKNQKDMASYKFWQTQPVPRFDDRATQAAAPQGPIKMIDPEKVSKTPDALLEGFEWCTLDLTNENELRELYELLNNHYVEDDNAMFRFAYSQSFLHWALMSPGWKKEWHVGVRATKSRKLVASICGVPTELRVRGDRIKVTEINFLCIHKKLRSKRLAPVLIKEITRRCYLEGIYQAIYTAGIILPTPVSSCRYYHRALDWLKLYEVGFSPLPHGSTKARQISKNHLPSTTATPGLRPMESKDIDAVHDLLERYLLRFDMNQAFTREEIDHWLVYKPQAGKEQVVWAYVVEDPDTHKITDFVSFYNLESTVIDNPKHGVVRAAYLYYYASETAFTEDKSALKSRLQMLMNDALICARQAKFDVFNALTSHDNPLFLEQLKFGAGDGQLHFYLFNYRTAAIAGGINDKNLPDEKKMGGVGVVML
- a CDS encoding Folylpolyglutamate synthase; this translates as MARSYEVHYDSPHRGFPPVAQRRAAISALNSLQTNFAIVEELKKSTSREDINKRSLPETVEWLRRIGYKPSDLNRLNLVHVAGTKGKGSTSAFISSILSQYTKPEQDQSSRVLHKIGLYTSPHLRFARERIKIDNQPLTEEQFARYFFEVWDRLDAAAQAAGEDPSSLSTKPQYFRYLTLMAFHTYLSEGVDAAVIECGIGGEYDCTNVIEQPKVTAITSLGIDHTALLGTTIEKIAWHKGGIIKAGARAFTAPQAPSAEEVLAERAAAKNTQLDVVSQHPELRPETSQVQLGLAGDFQYTNASVAVATAAEFLRKTGTAQVSENIMSEPLPEKFKAGLTKARLGGRCETRFEKNVAWYIDGGHTLESIRLAGQWFASRIQADSSSDIAARKTRVLIFNQQTRDSTALARALHETLSAALQSGTPFTHALFCTNVTYKQAGFRPDLVSMNTNADDLELLRVQKSLATAWNEIDPAAQTHVFGTIEEAVDFARDVAAQERQVLQKDEAPVMTFVTGSLHLVGGFLDVIETKPYSEAA
- a CDS encoding GTP-binding protein ypt5; translated protein: MASRPAAGARPGAKFAQFKLVLLGESAVGKDQFDDYRESTIGAAFLTQTISLDESTTVKFEIWDTAGQERYKSLAPMYYRNANCAVVVYDITQASSLDKAKSWVKELQRQANENIVIALAGNKLDLVTESPDKRAIQTADAEAYAREAGLLFFETSAKSSTNVRELFTAIAKKLPLDQAGPRNLRAAPRPGVDLRPEAPGTQGAGACNC